The DNA window GCGGTTTTCGTTGGTCTTTATTTCCTTCGGTACGCCGATGATCATGATCATTGCCTCCGGCTGGATTCAGTTCCGCGAACCGGCAGGTCCCAGCCGCAACACGACCTGCCTGTCCGGATCGTAGTATGTGGCCGCAAGCGCAGCCACATCATCCTGCGTGACGGCGTCGACGAGCGCCAGCACCTCCTCGACCGAACGGAACGGCTCGTCGTACAACTCGGTGCCGGCCAGCCGCGAAAGGCGGGCGCCGCTCGACTCCATCGAGAGCACGACCTGCCCGCGTACCTGGCCCTTCGCGTCCTCCAGCTCCTCGGCGGTGAGCCCCTCCCGCGCCAGCTTCGCCATCTCCTCCCGGATCACGGCCTCGGCCCGCTGCGCCCACTCCGGCCTTGTCCCGACATAGATCGAGCTGACGCCGGCGTCGCGATAGAAGGACTGCAGCGCGTACACGGCGTAGGCCAGGCCCAGCTCCTCCCGCACTCGCTGGAACAGGCGTGAGCTCATGCCGCCGCCGAACGCGTTGGACAGCAGCACCAGCCCGATCCGCCGCGGGTCCTGGTGCCCGAACGTGCGCGTGCCGATCACGATGTGCGACTGCGCCCCGGGACGCTCCACGTGACGCTCCGCGCTGCGCTCCGCCGCGGGAGCGCGGCCGTTGCGCTGCACGCTGCCGGCCGGCACCGATGCCAGGAACCGCCCGACCTGCTCCACGATGTGCTCGTGGGAAACACTGCCGACCGCCGCAACCACGATGTTGCCGCGGTGATACGAATTGCGGTGAAGGCGGCGAAGCGTTTCGTCGGTGAAGCCGCTTACCGTTTCGCGCGTGCCGAGAATGCTGTAGCCGTAGGGATGGTCCCCCCAGAGCTGCTCCGCATGGAGATCGAAGATCAGGTCGTCGGGAGTGTCTTCGACGGTCGCGATCTCCTCGAGGACGACTTCGCGCTCCAGCTCGAGGTCCTCGCGGCGCAGCAGGGGTGAAACGACGAGGTCGGCGAGAACATCGAGCGCGAGCTCGGTGTTCTCGTCCAGCACCTTCGCCTGGTAGCAGGTGTGTTCACGGGTCGTGTATGCGTCGAGCGAGCCGCCGACCCGCTCGAGCACCAGCGCCAGGTCGCGCGCACTGCGGCGCGCGGTGCCCTTGAACACCATGTGCTCGAGCATGTGGCTCGCGCCCATCAGCTCGGGCGTCTCGTGCACCGAGCCGGCACGTACCCAGATGCCGATCGATGCCGAGCGCAGGCCCGGCATCGATTCGGTGAGTACGACGAGCCCGTCGCCAACGTCGGTGCGGGCGTAGCGATCCGTCACTCGGCTGCGCCGCCTCCGTTCGCCCCCGCGTCGTCGGCCAGGGCCGCCTTGCGGGACAGTCGCATCTTACCCTTCTCGTCGATCGAGAGCAGCTTCACGCGGACCGGATCGCCCTTCTTGACGACGTCCTCGGTCTTGTCGGTGCGGCCCTCCTGCATCTCCGAGATGTGCAGCAGCCCCTCCGTGCCCGGCATGATCTCGACGAACGCGCCGAACGTCGTCGTCGACTTCACGATGCCGTCATAGATGCGGCCGACCTCCGGCTCCTGCGTCATCGCAGCAATGCGCTCGCGCGCCTTCTCACCACCGATGCCGGAAACGCTCGCGATCGTGATCAGGCCGCTGTCGTCGATGCTGATCTTCGCGCCCGTGTCCTCTTCCAGGCCGCGGATGTTCTTGCCCTTCGGGCCGATCACCTCGCCGATCTTGGACGGGTTGATCTGCATCGTGATGATGCGCGGCGCCCACTCCGACATCTCGGTGCGATGCGTCGTAATCGCCTTGTCCATCTCGTCGAGGATGTGCATGCGGCCCTTGCGCGCCCGCTGCAGTGCCTCGCGCATCACTTCGATCGAGATGCCGTCGATCTTGAGGTCCATCTGGATCGACGTCACGCCCGTGCGCGTCCCGGCCACCTTGAAGTCCATGTCGCCGAGCGCGTCCTCCATGCCGAGGATGTCGGTCAGCACCTCGACGCGGTCGCCCTCCTTGATCAGCCCCATTGCGACGCCCGCGCACGCGGCCTTGATCGGCACACCCGCGTCCATCAGCGAGAGCGACGCGCTGCACACCGAAGCCATCGACGAGCTGCCGTTCGACTCCAGCACCTCGGACACGACGCGGATCGTGTAGGGGAACTCGTCGAAGGGCGGCAGCAACGGCTGGATGGCCCGTTCGGCCAGCGCACCGTGACCCTGCTCGCGCCGCGACGTCCCGCGGATCGGCTTCGCCTCACCAGTCGAGAACGGCGGGAAGTTGTAGTGCAGCATGAACGACTTCGTCGTCTCGGACGGGACGTTGATGTTGTCGATCCGCTGCTCGTCGTCCTGCGTGCCGAGCGTGACCACACCGAGCGACTGGGTCGAGCCGCGTGTGAACAGTGCGCTGCCGTGCGTGCGCGGCAGAATGCCGACCTCGCTGCTGATCGGCCGCACCTCGTCCGGCCTGCGGCCGTCGGAGCGCACGCCCTTCTCGATGATCTGGCGCCGCATCGACGCCTTCTCGGAGAGGTACAGCAGCTCCCTGATCTCGGTCTCCTGCTCCGGGAACTCCTCGGCGAGTGACTCCTGCACCTCGCCGCGGAGCGCAGCCAGCGCCTCGTTGCGCTCGGCCTTGTCCGCGATCAGCATGGCGTCGGCGATGCGCGCACCTGCCAGCTGCATCACGCGCTCACGCAGCACCTCACCCGGCTCGACCGGCGTCCACTGCATCTCCGGCTGCTTGACCGGCTCGACGAACTCCCGCTGCAGCGCGCACAGCTCGCGGATGCCCGCGTGCGCCGCCTCGAGGGCGTCAGCAACATCCTCCTCGCTGATCTCCATCGAGCCGCCTTCGACCATCAGGATGCCGTTCTCCGTGCCGGCGACCACGATGTCGACGTCGCTGTACTCGAGCTGCTGGAACGTCGGATTCAGCACCCACTGGTCCTGGATGCGCGCGACGCGCACGGCCGCGACCGGGTTCGCGA is part of the Longimicrobiales bacterium genome and encodes:
- a CDS encoding polyribonucleotide nucleotidyltransferase codes for the protein MHRIERTFAGRKLILETGRMARQAHGAVLVQYGETVALVTAVAQENPTHLPFFPLTVEYRERAYAAGKFPGGFFKREARPGEGEILTARLIDRPIRPMFPDGFMHETQVMVHVLSADQENAPDVISMLGASTALLMSKIPFANPVAAVRVARIQDQWVLNPTFQQLEYSDVDIVVAGTENGILMVEGGSMEISEEDVADALEAAHAGIRELCALQREFVEPVKQPEMQWTPVEPGEVLRERVMQLAGARIADAMLIADKAERNEALAALRGEVQESLAEEFPEQETEIRELLYLSEKASMRRQIIEKGVRSDGRRPDEVRPISSEVGILPRTHGSALFTRGSTQSLGVVTLGTQDDEQRIDNINVPSETTKSFMLHYNFPPFSTGEAKPIRGTSRREQGHGALAERAIQPLLPPFDEFPYTIRVVSEVLESNGSSSMASVCSASLSLMDAGVPIKAACAGVAMGLIKEGDRVEVLTDILGMEDALGDMDFKVAGTRTGVTSIQMDLKIDGISIEVMREALQRARKGRMHILDEMDKAITTHRTEMSEWAPRIITMQINPSKIGEVIGPKGKNIRGLEEDTGAKISIDDSGLITIASVSGIGGEKARERIAAMTQEPEVGRIYDGIVKSTTTFGAFVEIMPGTEGLLHISEMQEGRTDKTEDVVKKGDPVRVKLLSIDEKGKMRLSRKAALADDAGANGGGAAE
- a CDS encoding pitrilysin family protein, which produces MTDRYARTDVGDGLVVLTESMPGLRSASIGIWVRAGSVHETPELMGASHMLEHMVFKGTARRSARDLALVLERVGGSLDAYTTREHTCYQAKVLDENTELALDVLADLVVSPLLRREDLELEREVVLEEIATVEDTPDDLIFDLHAEQLWGDHPYGYSILGTRETVSGFTDETLRRLHRNSYHRGNIVVAAVGSVSHEHIVEQVGRFLASVPAGSVQRNGRAPAAERSAERHVERPGAQSHIVIGTRTFGHQDPRRIGLVLLSNAFGGGMSSRLFQRVREELGLAYAVYALQSFYRDAGVSSIYVGTRPEWAQRAEAVIREEMAKLAREGLTAEELEDAKGQVRGQVVLSMESSGARLSRLAGTELYDEPFRSVEEVLALVDAVTQDDVAALAATYYDPDRQVVLRLGPAGSRN